Within the Actinomycetota bacterium genome, the region ACACCGTGACCCAGTCGCCGCAGACCAGGGGGAACGCGGGGTCGTGCAGCTCGGTGCGTCGCAGGACGGTGTCGACCGTCACGACGGCCGGGGCCATCGCCGCGGTGTGGAACGCGCCCTCGACGTCCAGCTCACGGACCCGCCCGCCCAGCTCCTTGGCCGAGATCAGCGCCTCGGCCAACGCGTCACGGGGACCGGCCAGGACCTTCTGGCTGGGGCCGTTGTCGTTGGCCAGCTCGACCCGCGGATGGTCCGCGAGGACGGCGTGGATCTCGTCGCCGAGTCCGAGCACGGCTGCCATCCCCCCGGGGTTCGCCCGGCACGCGGCCGCGAACGACCGGCCGCGCTCCGCGACCAGGGTGGCTCCGTCCTCGACGGACATGACCCCCGCGGCGACCGCGGCGGTCACCTCCCCCAAGCTGTGGCCGGCGACCGCATGTGGTCGCACCCCGACCTCCGACAGGGCCCGCCAGGCGGCGATCCCCGCGGCGAACATCGCGGGCTGGCCGACCGCGGTGGCTGCGCACGCGTCGGGGTCGTCAGCGAGTCGGGGCAGGTCCGGGATGCCGGCGGCCGCCCCGACCTCGGCGAAGGTCGCGTACGCGGGATGGCCCTCCCACGAGGAGACCATCCCGGCGCGGTGCGATCCCTGACCGGGGAACACGACAGCGACGCTCATCACGGGGTCCGTTCGATCGGTGCGGAGGTCGTACTTGATATCGACGTCAACATCAGTTTGCAGCCTTACGGAAGTTGACGTCGATGTCAACATCATCGGTCCGTCCGACCGGTCGCGACCCGCTGCGCCTGGCAGCAGCTGTTGCGTACGCGGGAGGTGGTACTCGCAGCGGGCTGGTCGCGGGCCCCTACCCTGCTCGGTACGCTGCCCTGCGCACGTCAGCGCCCAGCATCCCGGGCCCGTAGCTCAGTTGGAAGAGCGCCGCCATGGCATGGCGGAGGTCGTCGGTTCGATCCCGATCGGGTCCACCCCCTGTTTCCCCTGGTCACAGCATGTTTCCACCGCTCCCGCTCCCCCACCGCGGGCGTCCCGGGACACGTTCGGGACACATCCGGGACACATCTCAGCGGCCGTCGCGCTCGAGTCGGGCCACGTGACCGCGCTCGGCCAGGTCCCGTTCGGCGGCCTGGTACATCGCGTCCAGTCGGTCGCGTAGGTCCTCGTCGTGGTTCGGGAACAGGTGCCCGTACCGGTCGAGGGTGAAGCTGACCGAGGTGTGGCCCGCCCACGTCGACACCTGCTTGGGGTTCGCTCCACCAGCGATCCACAGGCTCACCGCCGTGTGCCGCAGATCGTGGAGACGCAGGCCGTCCAGGCCAGCCGCCTCAACCGCCGGGTACCAGCGTCGACGACGGAAGTTCGTCACCCGCAGCGGGCCGCCCCCGGCCGCCGTGAACACGTAGGCGTCCGGAGCGTCGTGCACGCCGAGGAGGTGCTCGGCCAACTCGTCTGGCGTGGGGGCTGAGATGAGAGCGCGATATCCGCTGGGTTGTTCATCCGACGATGTCGAGGGGAGCGCAGAACTCGTCGCCCGCGTTCGCGGTGCACAGGCGGTATCTGCCAGGCTCGATCCCGTGCGGAATCAGGACGCGGTCTGGGCCAGGGCCGTCGACCCCTACGTCGGGCCACCCGTAGTTGCCTTCAGAGCCGACACGGATCGAGGTGGGCTTGCCGCCGTTGCCGTCCGAGGTCAACCAGTAGACCGTCTCCCATCCCAGTTCGGTTCGTCGGTCGAGTTGGAACGCCACGCCTCGCATCGTCACCTGCGGGAAGTGCATCGCCACGAACTCGCCCGGACGGGCCGTGGCCGGTTGGAGCACGAGCAGATCGGGCCGCATCGACGGTG harbors:
- a CDS encoding ACP S-malonyltransferase — encoded protein: MSVAVVFPGQGSHRAGMVSSWEGHPAYATFAEVGAAAGIPDLPRLADDPDACAATAVGQPAMFAAGIAAWRALSEVGVRPHAVAGHSLGEVTAAVAAGVMSVEDGATLVAERGRSFAAACRANPGGMAAVLGLGDEIHAVLADHPRVELANDNGPSQKVLAGPRDALAEALISAKELGGRVRELDVEGAFHTAAMAPAVVTVDTVLRRTELHDPAFPLVCGDWVTV
- a CDS encoding tyrosine-type recombinase/integrase: MADTACAPRTRATSSALPSTSSDEQPSGYRALISAPTPDELAEHLLGVHDAPDAYVFTAAGGGPLRVTNFRRRRWYPAVEAAGLDGLRLHDLRHTAVSLWIAGGANPKQVSTWAGHTSVSFTLDRYGHLFPNHDEDLRDRLDAMYQAAERDLAERGHVARLERDGR